In Polaromonas sp. JS666, one genomic interval encodes:
- the greB gene encoding transcription elongation factor GreB: MSKAFTRETEQDDEDLALAPLPAGGKNYITPVGYERLRAELLDLIDNERPKVVEIVHWAASNGDRSENGDYHYGKKRLREIDRRIRFLTQRLEIAEISNPSIHHGSDQVFFGATVTYVDDRGEERTVTILGIDEANSALGQISWISPAARALLKSRVGDEVNLVTPQGLQVLEVLKVDYPAPDAREDLKQ, encoded by the coding sequence ATGAGCAAAGCTTTCACCCGGGAAACCGAACAGGACGACGAAGACTTGGCGCTTGCGCCACTGCCTGCGGGCGGCAAGAATTACATCACGCCGGTGGGTTACGAGCGCCTGCGCGCCGAATTGCTCGACCTGATCGACAACGAACGTCCCAAGGTCGTGGAGATTGTTCACTGGGCTGCCAGCAATGGTGACCGGTCTGAAAACGGGGACTATCACTACGGTAAAAAACGCCTGCGCGAGATTGACCGGCGCATCCGGTTTTTGACGCAAAGGCTGGAAATCGCCGAGATCAGCAACCCCTCCATCCACCATGGCAGCGACCAGGTGTTTTTTGGCGCCACCGTGACTTATGTCGATGACAGGGGCGAGGAGCGTACCGTCACCATTCTGGGGATTGATGAAGCCAACAGCGCCTTGGGGCAAATCAGCTGGATTTCTCCGGCGGCCAGGGCGCTGCTCAAATCACGGGTGGGTGATGAAGTGAACCTGGTCACGCCCCAGGGCCTGCAGGTGCTCGAAGTGCTGAAGGTGGACTATCCAGCGCCCGATGCCCGCGAGGACCTCAAGCAGTAA